Below is a window of Nicotiana tabacum cultivar K326 chromosome 19, ASM71507v2, whole genome shotgun sequence DNA.
ACATGAATTAGAATTTATTCGAGTCTAAGTACAAATACTCCCCCCGTTTCAATTTAAGTGAAACACTTTCTTTATTAGTTCAAAAAAAGAATGAtacatttttatatttagaaagaatttaactttaaaatttttattttacccACTTTACCTTTAATGAAAcacttttataaccacatataTCATGACTCTAATTGTAGCGGTTACTTCAACTTTAATTACAGATTTCAAAATTTTCGAATCCTAAAATTACAAAACTCTTGGTAATAAGCATTTGTACATTCTTAGTGAGCTATCGGGTCGGAGCCAAATTAGTTAAGCCAGCAAGTTTATACTTTATAATATGCTAAAAGcaaccaagaaaaagaagaagaaaagaaagaaagtagTATATAAAGAATATATATTTCTATAGCCTATATATACTCCAAGGTTGCCTCTAAAATCCCCACAATTTCAAAGCAAACATAaaaaaataagaccaaaggagGAGGAATCACTCCCTCACCCACCTATAACTTGCTCTGCTCTCTTCAACTTCTTTCCACACTTTTCTCTTCGACTACAACATTTTTACAAACAAAAATAACTTGTGATTCGAGTGGAGAAAGCACAAAAATCCACCAAACACCTCTTATCTTTCACTTGAAACCAATTTTTATtaggaaagtgaaaaataaaaatatggaaTCCTTAAATTTCCACAATATCAAAATGGAGAAAGCAAACGCTATACTGAGATACAAAAAGCGTCAAAGAATGACAACTTTGTTTCGATTCATCGAATTCAGCATATTTTTGGTCATAATCTCAAGATTTTCCGCACAATTGCCACTCACTTTCAAGCTCTCCACAGAGTATTTCAAGGGACTTGGTGTCACCCTTATTAGTCCTCGATTCGTCTTCGTTCTTGGAAACGCGATTGTTATCATCCTCTTCTTGAAATCAGGACAGTCATCTGCTAAAGATGGTTCGACAAACAACGTTAAAATCGATTTGTACGATGAGTACAAGCAAAAATGTTCAATGAACAAAGAGACTCATTTTGAACAGAGCAAGAAACAGAGCATTTTGGTACAAGATACTTACTGTGAACAGAGCAAAAAACAGAGTATTTTGGTAAAAGAGGCTTGTTGTGAACAGAGCAAAAAACAGAGCATTTTGGTACAAGATACTTGTTGTGAACAGAGCAAGAAACAGAGCATTTTGGTGGAAAGACAAGTAGTAAAGAAAATTCGTCGTAGCCATTCGGAGAACTCTATAAGTTTGTC
It encodes the following:
- the LOC107794252 gene encoding uncharacterized protein LOC107794252 encodes the protein MESLNFHNIKMEKANAILRYKKRQRMTTLFRFIEFSIFLVIISRFSAQLPLTFKLSTEYFKGLGVTLISPRFVFVLGNAIVIILFLKSGQSSAKDGSTNNVKIDLYDEYKQKCSMNKETHFEQSKKQSILVQDTYCEQSKKQSILVKEACCEQSKKQSILVQDTCCEQSKKQSILVERQVVKKIRRSHSENSISLSQDEKKPRRELIRSATVGCRKVINTDSVKPTMTITTTSYPEDEMSGDEFRKTVENFIARQQRLLREEEFSAVDSYES